In Flagellatimonas centrodinii, a single window of DNA contains:
- a CDS encoding GatB/YqeY domain-containing protein encodes MTDLKLRVADDIKTAMRAGDKDRLGVLRMLSAELKQREVVESTELTDAVVIAAIEKMVKQRRDSERQFRDGDRPELAAKEAAEIAVLQDYLPQPLSDAELAALIEEAIAATGAEGGRDMGKVIGWLKPKVAGKADMGALSGRIKQRLG; translated from the coding sequence ATGACCGACCTCAAGCTCCGCGTTGCTGACGACATCAAGACAGCCATGCGTGCGGGCGACAAGGACCGGCTGGGCGTGTTGCGCATGCTCAGTGCCGAGCTGAAGCAGCGCGAGGTAGTGGAGTCGACCGAGCTCACCGATGCGGTGGTCATCGCCGCCATCGAGAAGATGGTCAAGCAGCGGCGCGATTCCGAACGCCAGTTCCGCGACGGCGACCGTCCCGAGCTGGCCGCCAAGGAAGCCGCAGAGATCGCCGTCCTGCAGGACTACCTGCCGCAGCCGCTGAGCGACGCCGAACTCGCCGCGCTGATCGAAGAGGCGATCGCGGCGACAGGCGCCGAGGGTGGCCGCGACATGGGCAAGGTGATCGGCTGGCTCAAGCCCAAGGTGGCCGGCAAAGCCGACATGGGTGCGCTGTCCGGCCGCATCAAGCAGCGTCTGGGCTGA
- the rpsU gene encoding 30S ribosomal protein S21, translated as MPSVRVRDNEPFEVALRRFKRTCEKAGVLTDVRKKEAFEKPSMERKRKRAAAVKRQAKKVSREANRRTRLY; from the coding sequence ATGCCCAGTGTTCGCGTTCGTGATAATGAGCCGTTTGAGGTTGCGCTGCGTCGTTTCAAGCGCACCTGCGAGAAGGCCGGCGTCCTCACCGATGTCCGCAAGAAAGAAGCCTTCGAGAAGCCGAGCATGGAGCGCAAGCGCAAGCGCGCGGCGGCGGTGAAGCGTCAGGCCAAGAAGGTCTCGCGCGAAGCCAATCGCCGTACTCGGCTGTACTGA
- the tsaD gene encoding tRNA (adenosine(37)-N6)-threonylcarbamoyltransferase complex transferase subunit TsaD, with amino-acid sequence MTVLAIESSCDETAVALYDGAAGLRAHRLHSQIALHAEYGGVVPELASRDHVARAVPLVRETLADAGLGVADLSGIAYTAGPGLVGALMVGGAVAAGMAMALDRPLIPLHHMEGHLLAAMLEADPPAFPFVALLVSGGHTLLVAVEGIGRYRLLGESLDDAVGEAFDKTAKMLDLPYPGGPHLARLAESGRPDVYRFPRPMTDRPGLDFSFSGLKTAVRSRLPAVADAQARADLAHAFQEAVTETLAIKCARALEATGFRRLVVAGGVGANQRLRDRLRSWSEAEGVGLYFPRQAFCTDNAAMMAYVGWQRRAEGRPAHEGLFATPRWPLTDLRPPCAT; translated from the coding sequence ATGACTGTTCTCGCCATTGAATCCTCCTGCGATGAAACCGCCGTCGCGCTTTACGATGGCGCGGCCGGATTGCGTGCCCATCGGCTGCACTCGCAAATTGCCCTGCACGCCGAATACGGCGGCGTGGTGCCGGAGCTGGCGTCGCGCGATCATGTCGCCCGCGCGGTGCCGCTGGTGCGTGAAACCCTGGCGGACGCCGGCCTCGGCGTCGCCGATCTCAGTGGCATCGCCTACACCGCCGGCCCGGGGTTGGTGGGCGCGCTGATGGTCGGTGGGGCGGTCGCCGCCGGCATGGCAATGGCGCTCGACCGACCGCTGATTCCGCTACATCACATGGAAGGCCATCTGCTTGCGGCGATGCTGGAGGCTGATCCGCCCGCCTTCCCGTTCGTCGCCCTGCTGGTGTCCGGGGGCCATACCCTGCTGGTGGCGGTCGAGGGCATCGGGCGCTACCGGTTGCTGGGCGAGAGCCTCGACGATGCCGTCGGCGAGGCCTTCGACAAGACCGCCAAGATGCTTGACCTGCCCTACCCGGGCGGCCCGCATCTGGCGCGGCTGGCGGAATCCGGGCGCCCGGACGTCTACCGGTTTCCGCGGCCGATGACCGACCGCCCGGGGCTCGACTTCAGCTTCTCCGGACTCAAGACCGCGGTGCGCAGCCGCCTGCCCGCCGTCGCGGATGCCCAGGCCCGCGCCGATCTTGCCCATGCCTTTCAGGAGGCGGTGACCGAGACGCTGGCCATCAAATGCGCGCGGGCCCTGGAAGCCACCGGATTCCGGCGTCTGGTGGTGGCCGGCGGCGTCGGGGCCAACCAGCGCTTGCGCGACCGCCTGCGCAGCTGGTCCGAAGCCGAGGGCGTCGGCCTGTATTTTCCGCGGCAGGCGTTCTGCACCGACAACGCCGCGATGATGGCCTATGTCGGCTGGCAGCGACGCGCCGAGGGGCGACCGGCCCATGAGGGTCTCTTCGCCACGCCCCGCTGGCCGCTGACCGATTTGAGACCCCCATGCGCGACCTGA
- the folB gene encoding dihydroneopterin aldolase, with protein MRDLIFLEGLTVQALIGVYDWERTARRPLVLDLQLEVDLGPAGASDAVADTVDYAAVTASIEAEVAAASPQLLESLAATICDRLLREFGQVTALTLTVHKPGILPQVRDVGIRLRRARR; from the coding sequence ATGCGCGACCTGATCTTTCTCGAAGGCCTCACCGTGCAGGCGCTGATCGGCGTCTACGACTGGGAGCGCACTGCCCGGCGACCGCTGGTGTTGGACCTGCAACTGGAAGTCGACCTGGGCCCTGCCGGTGCGTCCGACGCCGTCGCCGATACCGTCGACTACGCGGCGGTGACGGCGAGCATCGAGGCCGAGGTGGCGGCGGCCAGCCCGCAGCTGCTGGAATCGCTGGCGGCGACCATCTGCGACCGCCTGTTGCGGGAGTTCGGCCAGGTGACGGCGCTGACGCTGACCGTGCACAAGCCCGGAATCCTGCCGCAGGTGCGGGATGTCGGCATCCGCCTGCGGCGGGCGCGACGCTAG
- a CDS encoding HAD hydrolase-like protein, with protein MKMVIVARDGVILERLGSAVRGTVEGRPLNGSLEAIAKLCQAGFRVVATTAPPAEAADPDTQIASFERLQKRLATMGGRLEAVLFGNGRPTADLVKDAARRLQMGLDDVWYVSDHSDGLDSARQVGAHPILVRSGLGTATAASADLQGVRVFDDLASAAAALISGA; from the coding sequence ATGAAGATGGTGATCGTGGCGCGGGATGGCGTCATCCTCGAACGCCTCGGTAGCGCCGTACGCGGCACCGTGGAAGGTCGCCCGCTCAATGGCAGCCTCGAAGCGATCGCCAAGCTCTGTCAGGCCGGCTTTCGGGTCGTTGCCACCACCGCGCCGCCTGCCGAGGCCGCCGACCCCGACACCCAGATCGCCAGCTTCGAGCGCTTGCAGAAGCGCCTTGCGACCATGGGCGGCCGACTGGAGGCGGTGCTGTTCGGTAACGGCCGCCCAACCGCCGACCTGGTCAAGGATGCGGCGCGGCGGCTGCAGATGGGCCTGGACGACGTCTGGTATGTCAGCGATCACAGCGACGGTCTCGACAGCGCCCGCCAGGTCGGCGCACACCCAATCTTGGTGCGTAGCGGCCTCGGCACCGCCACCGCGGCATCAGCCGACCTCCAGGGGGTCCGCGTGTTCGACGACCTCGCCAGTGCGGCAGCCGCGCTGATCAGCGGCGCCTAG
- the glyS gene encoding glycine--tRNA ligase subunit beta — protein MSLDLLLEIGTEDLPARYVLPLADALSGGIADGLDRRGVWHGSVARFATPRRLAVVIASVAPEQPEQRIERSGPAMAAALKDGKPTPAALGFARSCGVPFEALGERDGKLHYSETAPGASTASLLQAVLDETLKQMDTLVPKRMRWGSGDATFVRPVQWLTCLLGDDVVPVNAYGLTADRLTRGHRFHAPAPISLARPGDYAAALKAAFVNADVDARKADIRRQIEAEAARIGGHARITEDLLDEVTALVEWPAAITGHFEDRYLTLPPEVIVATVETNQRYFTVFADAAQATLTNAFITVANIASRDVSQVIVGNERVVRPRLSDALFFYEQDLKQPLADYADGLAAVTFQKALGSIADKAHRVQVLAAEIAAPLMTEARALAEVARAAQLCKCDLITKMVFEFPELQGLMGGYYARATGEADAVATAIRDHYLPTQQGTPIPATVTGQVIALADKLDSLAGIFAIGQKPTASKDPYALRRAALGALRICVEGNLALDLRPLLQAALSAQPAGDRGEATLDALLAFVLERLRAYRVGTDLDGRAISSEAFEAVRALEVTVPLDFDRRLQAIHRFAAHPAATDLAAAHKRIRNLLRQAGDTADTEVDPSRFDNTAEHALWTTITAIEERNPDTPDYADQLVNLASLREPVDAFFEAVMVNAEDPVVRVNRLALLARIDRLCRSVADISLLP, from the coding sequence ATGTCCCTCGACCTGCTGCTGGAAATCGGCACCGAAGATCTGCCCGCCCGCTACGTCCTGCCCCTCGCTGACGCACTGAGTGGCGGCATCGCCGACGGGCTCGACCGCCGCGGCGTGTGGCACGGCAGCGTTGCCCGGTTCGCCACACCGCGCCGACTGGCCGTGGTCATCGCCTCGGTCGCGCCAGAGCAACCCGAGCAGCGGATCGAACGTAGCGGGCCGGCCATGGCCGCCGCCCTCAAGGACGGCAAGCCGACTCCGGCGGCGCTGGGCTTCGCCCGCTCCTGCGGCGTGCCGTTCGAGGCGCTTGGCGAGCGCGACGGCAAACTGCATTACAGCGAGACTGCCCCAGGCGCCAGCACCGCCAGTCTGCTGCAGGCCGTGCTCGACGAAACCCTGAAGCAGATGGACACCCTGGTGCCGAAACGGATGCGCTGGGGCAGCGGTGACGCCACCTTTGTCCGCCCGGTGCAATGGCTGACCTGCCTGCTCGGCGACGATGTGGTGCCGGTGAATGCCTATGGACTGACGGCCGACCGACTGACCCGCGGGCACCGGTTCCACGCGCCCGCACCGATCAGTCTGGCACGGCCGGGCGACTATGCGGCCGCCCTGAAGGCTGCCTTCGTCAACGCCGACGTCGACGCCCGCAAGGCGGATATCCGCCGACAGATCGAAGCCGAGGCCGCCCGTATCGGCGGTCACGCCCGCATCACCGAAGACCTGCTGGACGAGGTCACGGCCTTGGTGGAGTGGCCGGCGGCCATTACCGGCCACTTCGAAGACCGCTACCTGACGCTGCCGCCCGAGGTGATCGTCGCCACCGTCGAAACCAACCAGCGGTACTTCACGGTGTTCGCCGACGCCGCCCAGGCCACCCTCACCAACGCCTTCATCACCGTCGCCAACATCGCCAGCCGCGACGTCAGCCAGGTGATCGTCGGCAACGAACGGGTGGTGCGCCCGCGTCTGAGCGACGCCCTGTTCTTTTATGAACAGGATCTCAAGCAGCCGCTGGCGGACTATGCCGACGGCCTGGCCGCGGTCACCTTTCAGAAAGCGCTGGGCTCGATCGCCGACAAGGCCCATCGGGTGCAGGTGCTGGCGGCCGAGATCGCCGCACCACTGATGACGGAGGCACGCGCACTGGCCGAGGTGGCCCGTGCCGCGCAGCTCTGCAAGTGCGACCTGATCACCAAGATGGTGTTCGAATTCCCCGAACTGCAGGGGCTGATGGGTGGGTACTACGCCCGTGCGACCGGCGAAGCCGATGCGGTGGCCACGGCGATTCGTGACCACTATCTGCCAACCCAGCAGGGCACCCCGATCCCGGCGACGGTGACCGGCCAGGTCATCGCGCTGGCCGACAAGCTCGACAGCTTGGCCGGCATCTTTGCGATCGGCCAGAAGCCCACCGCCAGCAAGGATCCCTATGCCCTGCGTCGCGCCGCCCTGGGCGCCTTGCGGATCTGTGTCGAGGGCAACCTGGCGCTGGACCTGCGTCCGCTGCTGCAAGCCGCCCTTTCGGCACAACCGGCCGGGGACCGCGGCGAGGCCACCCTCGACGCCCTGCTGGCATTCGTACTGGAGCGTCTGCGCGCCTATCGCGTCGGCACTGACCTGGACGGCCGCGCCATCAGCAGCGAGGCCTTCGAGGCGGTGCGCGCGCTGGAGGTAACGGTGCCGCTGGATTTCGACCGACGGCTGCAGGCCATCCATCGGTTTGCCGCGCATCCAGCGGCGACCGATCTGGCGGCTGCCCACAAGCGCATCCGCAATCTGTTGCGGCAGGCCGGCGACACTGCGGACACCGAGGTCGACCCGAGCCGCTTCGACAACACCGCCGAGCACGCGCTGTGGACCACCATCACAGCGATCGAGGAGCGCAATCCCGACACCCCGGATTACGCCGACCAACTGGTCAACCTGGCCAGCCTGCGGGAACCGGTCGATGCCTTTTTCGAGGCCGTGATGGTCAATGCCGAGGACCCCGTCGTGCGGGTCAACCGCCTGGCGTTGCTGGCCCGCATCGACCGCCTGTGCCGTTCCGTCGCCGACATCTCGCTGCTACCCTGA
- the glyQ gene encoding glycine--tRNA ligase subunit alpha, with amino-acid sequence MTFQDLILKLQTFWAGHGCVVVQPMDMEMGAGTFHWATFLRALGPEPWNTAYVQPSRRPTDGRYGDNPNRLQHYYQFQVLMKPSPPDIQDLYLASLRMLGFDPLTHDIRFVEDNWESPTLGAWGLGWEVWLNGMEVTQFTYFQQVGGIECRPVAGEITYGLERLAMYIQKKESVYDLVWSDTGGRIVTYGDVYHQNEVEQSTYNFEHADVATLFERFTRAEAECQHLLGLDTPLPLPAYERTIQASHAFNLLDARGAISVTERQAYILRVRTLARGCAEAYFKAREALGFPMLQPAARAA; translated from the coding sequence ATGACGTTTCAGGACCTGATTCTCAAGTTGCAGACCTTCTGGGCCGGCCATGGCTGTGTGGTGGTCCAGCCGATGGACATGGAAATGGGCGCGGGTACCTTCCACTGGGCCACCTTTTTGCGGGCTTTGGGGCCCGAGCCCTGGAACACCGCCTATGTCCAGCCCTCGCGCCGCCCCACCGACGGCCGCTACGGCGACAACCCCAACCGGCTGCAGCACTACTACCAGTTCCAGGTGCTGATGAAGCCGAGCCCGCCCGACATCCAGGACCTGTACCTGGCGTCCTTGCGGATGCTCGGTTTCGACCCGCTGACCCACGACATCCGCTTCGTCGAGGACAACTGGGAATCCCCCACGCTCGGCGCCTGGGGGCTGGGCTGGGAGGTCTGGCTCAACGGCATGGAGGTGACCCAGTTCACCTACTTCCAGCAGGTCGGCGGCATCGAATGTCGTCCGGTGGCCGGCGAGATCACCTATGGCCTGGAACGGCTGGCGATGTATATCCAGAAGAAGGAGTCGGTGTACGACCTGGTGTGGTCGGATACCGGCGGCCGGATCGTCACCTATGGGGATGTCTACCACCAGAACGAAGTGGAGCAGTCCACCTACAACTTCGAGCACGCCGACGTCGCCACCCTGTTCGAACGCTTCACCCGGGCCGAGGCCGAGTGCCAGCACCTGTTGGGGCTCGACACCCCCCTGCCGCTGCCGGCCTACGAGCGCACCATCCAGGCCAGCCATGCCTTCAATCTGCTGGATGCCCGCGGCGCCATCAGCGTCACCGAGCGCCAGGCCTACATCCTGCGGGTACGCACGCTGGCCCGAGGCTGCGCCGAGGCCTACTTCAAGGCGCGCGAAGCCTTGGGGTTCCCGATGCTGCAGCCCGCGGCCCGGGCCGCCTGA
- the glnA gene encoding glutamate--ammonia ligase, translating to MSGQDVLNTIKEKGVKFVDFRFCDTKGKEQHVTVPAHTVDDALFTEGKMFDGSSIAGWKGINESDMILMPDASTAFVDPFFEDPTLVLTCDVLEPSTGQGYTRDPRSLAKRAEAYLKSTGIADTAYFGPENEFFVFDSVRWESGMKGCAVEIDSEEAAWSSNKGYEGGNMGHRPGVKGGYFPVPPVDSLQDMRSAMCDTLEACGIETEVHHHEVATAGQCEIGVKFNTLTLKSDEVLKLKYVVQNVAHQFGKTATFMPKPIVGDNGSGMHVHQSLSKDGKNLFAGDEYGGLSETALYYIGGIIKHAQAINAFTNPGTNSYKRLVPGFEAPVLLAYSARNRSASIRIPYIANPKGRRIEVRFPDSLANPYLAFTAMMMAGLDGIQNKIHPGGPSDKDLYHLPPEEDAKIPRVCHSLDMALEALDKDREFLLKGGVFDNDLIDAYIELKMADVTRFRMTTHPIEFDMYYSM from the coding sequence ATGTCGGGTCAAGACGTTCTGAACACGATCAAAGAGAAGGGCGTGAAGTTTGTCGACTTCCGCTTCTGTGATACCAAGGGCAAGGAGCAGCACGTCACCGTGCCTGCCCATACGGTTGACGACGCGCTCTTCACCGAAGGCAAGATGTTCGACGGTTCGTCGATTGCCGGCTGGAAGGGCATCAACGAGTCCGACATGATCCTGATGCCGGATGCTTCCACCGCCTTCGTTGATCCGTTCTTCGAAGACCCGACGCTGGTGCTGACCTGCGACGTGCTGGAACCCTCCACCGGCCAGGGCTACACCCGTGACCCGCGCTCGCTGGCGAAGCGCGCCGAAGCCTATCTGAAGAGCACCGGCATCGCCGACACCGCCTACTTCGGCCCGGAAAACGAGTTCTTCGTGTTCGATTCCGTCCGTTGGGAATCCGGCATGAAGGGCTGCGCGGTCGAGATCGATTCGGAAGAAGCGGCCTGGTCGTCCAACAAGGGCTACGAAGGCGGCAACATGGGGCACCGCCCCGGCGTCAAGGGCGGCTACTTCCCGGTGCCACCCGTCGACAGCCTGCAGGACATGCGCTCCGCCATGTGCGACACGCTGGAAGCCTGCGGTATCGAGACCGAAGTGCATCACCATGAAGTGGCCACCGCCGGACAGTGCGAAATCGGGGTCAAGTTCAACACCCTCACGCTGAAGTCCGACGAAGTGCTGAAGCTGAAGTATGTGGTGCAGAACGTTGCCCACCAGTTCGGCAAGACCGCCACCTTCATGCCGAAGCCGATCGTCGGCGACAACGGCAGCGGCATGCACGTGCACCAGAGCCTGTCGAAGGACGGCAAGAACCTGTTTGCCGGCGACGAGTACGGCGGCCTGTCGGAAACCGCGCTGTACTACATCGGCGGCATCATCAAGCACGCGCAGGCCATCAACGCCTTCACCAACCCGGGCACCAACAGCTACAAGCGTCTGGTGCCGGGCTTCGAAGCGCCGGTGCTGCTGGCCTATTCGGCCCGCAACCGCTCGGCGTCGATCCGCATTCCGTACATCGCCAACCCCAAGGGCCGGCGAATCGAAGTGCGCTTCCCCGACAGCCTGGCGAATCCCTACCTGGCCTTCACCGCCATGATGATGGCCGGCCTAGACGGCATCCAGAACAAGATCCATCCGGGCGGTCCGTCCGACAAGGATCTCTACCATCTGCCGCCGGAAGAGGACGCCAAGATTCCGCGCGTCTGCCACAGCCTCGACATGGCGCTGGAAGCGCTCGACAAGGACCGTGAGTTCCTGCTCAAGGGCGGCGTGTTCGACAACGACCTGATCGATGCCTACATCGAACTGAAGATGGCCGACGTCACGCGCTTCCGCATGACCACGCATCCGATCGAGTTCGACATGTATTACTCGATGTAA
- the glnL gene encoding nitrogen regulation protein NR(II), with product MKLVPRPRPKPDWILDGLTTAVIALDERLCVTALNSACESMFGVSRRLALGQPVAEGVPHFGPLRERLQQSLDHALGFIERELRLSRNGDPPITVDCTVTPYVGGKLPGLLLELLPLDRHMRISRDELMLAQHQASRELIRGLAHEIKNPLGGIRGAAQLLEREFPDSEHREYTRVIIREADRLQNLVNRMLGPNRLPQKASLNVHEVLEHVRQLVQAEAPEGVSFLRDYDPSIPEVVADREQLIQATLNLARNAVQALAGQGVVTLRTRTRRQITIGQQRHRLVVLLDIEDSGPGIPPALLDKIFYPMVTTRADGTGLGLPIAQYLIHSHGGLIECRSRPGCTVFSMYLPLEAPL from the coding sequence ATGAAATTGGTTCCCCGCCCGCGGCCCAAGCCGGATTGGATCCTCGACGGCCTCACCACGGCGGTGATCGCGCTCGACGAGCGGTTGTGCGTCACCGCGCTGAACTCCGCCTGCGAGAGCATGTTCGGGGTGTCGCGGCGTTTGGCGCTGGGCCAGCCGGTGGCCGAGGGCGTGCCCCATTTCGGCCCGCTGCGGGAGCGCCTGCAGCAGTCGCTCGACCACGCGCTGGGCTTCATCGAACGCGAATTGCGGCTGAGCCGCAATGGCGACCCGCCGATCACGGTCGACTGCACGGTCACGCCTTACGTCGGCGGCAAGCTGCCCGGACTGTTGCTGGAGCTGCTGCCGCTGGATCGCCACATGCGGATCTCGCGGGATGAGCTGATGCTGGCCCAGCACCAGGCCAGCCGCGAGCTGATCCGCGGCTTGGCGCACGAGATCAAGAACCCGCTCGGCGGTATCCGCGGCGCAGCGCAGTTGCTGGAGCGCGAATTCCCCGATTCCGAGCATCGTGAGTACACCCGCGTGATCATCCGCGAGGCTGATCGGTTGCAGAACCTGGTCAATCGCATGCTGGGCCCCAACCGCCTGCCGCAAAAGGCCTCACTCAACGTGCACGAGGTGCTGGAACATGTGCGCCAGCTGGTGCAGGCCGAGGCCCCCGAGGGCGTCAGTTTCCTCCGCGACTACGACCCGTCGATTCCTGAAGTGGTGGCCGATCGCGAGCAATTGATCCAGGCCACGCTCAACCTTGCCCGCAACGCGGTGCAGGCGCTGGCGGGGCAGGGGGTGGTGACCTTGCGGACCCGTACCCGGCGGCAGATCACCATCGGCCAGCAACGGCACCGGCTGGTGGTGCTGTTGGACATCGAGGACAGCGGTCCGGGCATCCCGCCGGCGCTGCTCGACAAGATTTTCTATCCGATGGTGACCACTCGTGCCGATGGCACCGGTCTCGGATTGCCGATTGCCCAATACCTCATCCACAGCCACGGCGGCCTGATCGAGTGCCGGTCACGTCCGGGTTGTACCGTCTTTTCGATGTATCTGCCTCTGGAAGCGCCGTTATGA
- the ntrC gene encoding nitrogen regulation protein NR(I), with product MNVWVVDDDESIRWVLEKSLARDGLQARAFPGAAELLDALEDDEPDVLLSDIRMPGVDGLELMARVRAAHPTLPVIIMTAHSDLDAAVAAYKGGAFEYLPKPFDVDVVSALVQRAAESRAVDSTPAPVPARAAIIGEAPAMQDVFRAIGRLSQSQITVLITGESGSGKELVARALHVNSPRAQRPFIAINTAAIPKDLLESEFFGHERGAFTGAAAQRKGRFEQADGGTLFLDEIGDMPADLQTRLLRVLSTGEFYRVGGVAPVKVDVRVIAATHQDLDALVHDGRFREDLYHRLNVIRVRIPSLSERQEDVPLLMGHFLAQAARELSVEPKRLRPEVLDRLSHFEWPGNVRQLENVCRWLTVMAPGQDVHLADLPPELQGSTDLNVTAPDASNGPAAGVSGDDWPQLLQRWADQALASGQSEILEEATAAFERTLILSALRATDGQRQEAARRLGWGRNTLTRKIKELSLDV from the coding sequence ATGAACGTCTGGGTTGTCGACGATGATGAATCCATCCGCTGGGTGCTCGAAAAGTCCCTGGCGCGCGATGGCCTGCAGGCCCGCGCCTTTCCCGGCGCGGCGGAATTGCTGGATGCGCTGGAGGACGACGAGCCCGATGTGCTGTTGTCCGACATCCGCATGCCGGGTGTCGACGGGCTGGAGCTGATGGCGCGGGTGCGCGCCGCCCATCCCACCCTGCCGGTCATCATCATGACCGCCCATTCCGACCTCGATGCCGCGGTGGCGGCCTACAAGGGCGGGGCCTTCGAATACCTGCCGAAACCCTTCGATGTCGACGTGGTGTCGGCACTGGTGCAGCGCGCCGCCGAGAGCCGGGCGGTCGACAGCACGCCGGCACCGGTGCCGGCCCGGGCCGCCATCATCGGTGAGGCGCCGGCGATGCAGGATGTGTTTCGCGCCATCGGTAGGCTGTCGCAGAGCCAGATCACCGTGCTCATCACCGGGGAATCCGGCTCCGGCAAGGAGCTGGTGGCGCGCGCGCTGCACGTCAACAGCCCGCGCGCGCAGCGGCCCTTCATCGCGATCAACACCGCCGCCATTCCCAAGGACCTGTTGGAAAGTGAGTTCTTCGGGCACGAGCGCGGTGCCTTCACCGGCGCGGCCGCTCAGCGCAAGGGACGTTTCGAACAGGCGGACGGCGGCACCCTGTTCCTGGACGAGATCGGCGACATGCCGGCCGATCTGCAGACCCGGTTATTGCGGGTGCTGTCCACCGGCGAGTTCTATCGTGTCGGCGGGGTGGCGCCAGTCAAGGTCGACGTGCGGGTGATTGCCGCCACGCACCAGGATCTTGATGCGCTGGTTCACGACGGCCGCTTCCGCGAGGACCTGTATCACCGTCTCAATGTCATCCGGGTCCGCATTCCGTCGCTGTCCGAACGGCAGGAAGATGTGCCGCTGCTGATGGGGCACTTTCTGGCACAGGCGGCGCGCGAGCTGTCGGTGGAGCCGAAGCGGCTGCGCCCGGAGGTACTGGATCGCCTCAGCCATTTCGAGTGGCCGGGCAATGTGCGTCAGCTGGAAAACGTGTGTCGCTGGCTGACCGTCATGGCACCCGGACAGGACGTGCATCTGGCCGACCTGCCGCCGGAACTGCAGGGGTCGACGGACCTGAACGTAACAGCGCCTGACGCCAGTAACGGCCCCGCCGCGGGCGTCAGTGGCGACGACTGGCCGCAGTTGTTGCAGCGCTGGGCCGATCAGGCATTGGCCTCGGGCCAGAGCGAGATTCTGGAAGAAGCCACGGCCGCGTTCGAGCGCACGCTGATCCTGTCCGCGCTGCGGGCCACCGATGGCCAGCGGCAGGAAGCGGCACGCCGCCTCGGCTGGGGTCGCAATACCCTGACCCGTAAAATCAAGGAGTTGTCACTGGACGTCTGA
- a CDS encoding ArsR/SmtB family transcription factor, with protein sequence MESEIAVERLSALAQQGRLAIFRALVVAGPTGRCPSDLQEQLTITPSVLSFHLKALRQAGLVQVRQDGRHLYYSADFAAMNALIAYLTENCCAEDPGCCAPPERACVTS encoded by the coding sequence ATGGAATCTGAAATCGCCGTCGAACGCCTGTCCGCGCTGGCCCAGCAGGGTCGCTTGGCCATCTTCCGTGCGCTGGTGGTCGCCGGCCCGACCGGCCGCTGTCCGTCTGATCTGCAGGAACAGCTCACGATCACGCCGTCGGTGCTGTCCTTTCATCTGAAAGCCTTGCGGCAGGCCGGGTTGGTGCAGGTCCGCCAGGATGGCCGTCACCTCTACTACTCCGCGGACTTTGCCGCGATGAACGCACTGATCGCCTACCTCACCGAAAACTGCTGCGCCGAGGACCCCGGCTGCTGCGCACCTCCGGAGCGGGCATGCGTGACGTCCTGA
- a CDS encoding arsenate reductase ArsC has protein sequence MRDVLILCTGNSARSILGEALINHLGAGRVRGHSAGSQPKAAPHPFALETLGAAGIATAGLHSKSWDRFAGADAPALDLVITVCDAAAHEACPWFPGPAIRAHWGLPDPPAAGDAATQRARFAAVREALRVRIETLLSWPDADWDAPDFAARVQALHDGLPVPA, from the coding sequence ATGCGTGACGTCCTGATCCTCTGCACCGGCAACAGTGCGCGGTCCATTCTTGGCGAAGCGCTGATCAATCACCTCGGCGCCGGCCGGGTGCGCGGCCACTCTGCCGGGTCACAGCCCAAGGCTGCGCCGCACCCCTTCGCGCTGGAGACGCTGGGCGCGGCCGGCATTGCGACCGCGGGACTGCACAGCAAATCCTGGGATCGATTTGCCGGCGCCGACGCCCCCGCGCTGGACCTGGTGATCACCGTCTGCGATGCCGCCGCCCATGAAGCCTGCCCCTGGTTCCCGGGCCCGGCGATCCGTGCCCACTGGGGGCTGCCGGACCCGCCAGCGGCCGGTGACGCGGCGACCCAGCGCGCGCGCTTTGCGGCGGTCCGCGAGGCCCTGCGTGTCCGCATCGAGACCTTGCTGAGCTGGCCCGATGCGGACTGGGACGCGCCGGACTTCGCCGCGCGGGTGCAGGCCCTGCACGACGGGCTGCCGGTGCCGGCATGA